The genomic window aagggaaaaacaaagtaaaatgccCTATTACAAGTAATCATAACTTAAGAAACAAATCTACAGTGGCCATGTTCAAAAATTAATGTTACTATACCTTAAGTCCATCACTTTTCTGTTAAGAAGTAGTTAACAAGTTTCATCGTATATCTTCTGTAGTCATGTTTGACATAGCCATGATgagagtttttaaatttttaaagaaaaaaattttttgtagtACTGGTTTTTTGGTATGTAATGTTATCCTTTGCAATCTGtagaattctctgaaatcatctctttcctcattgactttttaaaattgattttaaaattttattttgttaaaggacaaagacttaattttattttcagtattgttactatgtacaatgtgtTTTGTCCACTTTACTTTGTGCAAGTCTGAAACCATCGCCTTCATAGTTTCTTATAGCACTAAATTATTCCATCactttcatatgccatagcttgttcagccattccccaattgattgccGATTGATTTGATCAGTTTCCAtttatttaaccaaaaaaaaaaaaaaagcagctataaataaatttatatgtatttcctccttaatttctttatagaATAGCCCTAGCAGGATAGTTTTTtggtcacagttccaaattgttttccaaaatagttaaaacaagttcacaactccatcagtaTACTTATTTCCCCATATCagcttttgttattttcctttttttaatcacccAACTAATTTGATGAATGTGAGGTGGTTCTTTTTAGgtattttaatttgtacttttctaaTTATTACTGAAGTAGAAAATTTTCATCTGATACTTGATAgctttccattcttttaaaaattatcttatgtCATTCTTTAATTTATATACTAATCATATACCAATTTTCAACTTATCTTGATATCTGGTGTGACATGTGGATTTATGCCTACTTTCTCCCAGATTATTTTCTGGTTTTTCCCatccatttttgtcaaataattaagtCATGCCTCAGTAGTTGATATTTTAGGtcttatcaaatagtagatttctgtgttcatttgtttttgtatcttgtgtacctaatctgttccactgatcaatctGTTTTTTGctcagtaccaaattgttttgaaaattacagcttttttttttttttttttttttttttgagatctggtacttctaggcctcttttcttcttttcctccattgATTTGCTTGATATCcttgaccttttaaaaaattcctcaAGATGATATTTCTCCCTCACATCATCTagtaattttttggtaatttgattggtataacattgAACAagtaaaataacttatttgtgTTTATATCATTGTTCTGCATGTCTTGACATGTAGACTCCCAAATTCTTTATACAGTCTGCAGTTATTTTAGTGGAATTTTAATTTCTATGGATTTTTAGTGAACTAATGAATTTTTCTACATAAGTCGTAGTATGATTTATAAAAAGTCATTagctatactttttttcttatatttctttttatcttatctctatgctaacatttctagtacattattgaatattgatgggatattgggcatccttgcttcatcTTCAATCTTACtagaaagacttatcttcattATTAATTAAACATTAATAATGTGTTTCCtcttgttaatctgggaaatgtatgtttttgtaaatatttatctatttaatttagATTGTCAACTTTGTTGATGTATAATTGGGTAAAATAGTTCCTAATGATTGCTTTTATTTCTACATCATTGGTTTTGATTCACCTTTTCGATTTTTGATGCTGAtctgtttgcttacttttttaaaaaaaatcaaattagccagTGGTTTATTTATTGCCCCCTTTCTCCAAAAAGCGCTTACTTTTAttactttattgttgtttttaaaaaagttttagttttctcaatctctcctttcattttcagactttgtttttttgttgttcaattgattatgtttgtttttttctggttatgtTTAGTTGCATTGCAAAGTGCAGAGGGTTAGGGTATATCTAGTTTAAATCTTGTCCCAAATACTTTAACAACTTTGTACTTGTAAGCAAGGTACATAGCCTCCAAAGCTTTGATCTGTATGTATTATggggataatgttatttattgTACCTACTTTCCCAGCATGTTGTGAGAAAAATCCTTTGTAAAAATGCTGCATAATATTACTTATTATAGCTTattatttgatgaaaatgataatgCTGTCTTAGTATCACTTATTTCTTATTAACAGAGAAGTAGAAGTCCTTCAGACACAGACAAAAGTATCTTTGGAAATTCCCTTGCTAGAGCAGTATCCATGTTCGAAGTTTATAATAGCCATAGGACATAATGCAGTAGGTAAGTGAAAGTGCAACAAActgaatgttttgaaaattaaaaagtgtgTGTTTTGTATAAGATACTATATATCCAttataagctttaaaaaaattatatacttatatggTTTATCCATCTCAtgcatataagttttttttttctgtcattataTATCCCATGACTTTCTCATTGTATATATTTCTCATCTTTGTCTTTTCCATAAATCTTTTGACAAGGATTTACTTTCTACACACTGCAAGCCTTCCTtgtatttcttaatttctcattcGCTATACTTGTATCTATTAGGCCaggattttttaagcttttttgtcATGAAGCCCTTTGATAGTCTGGTGAAGTAAGCTTTTTTTGgttaaataattaaaggaaatgttaaattttactTAGAGGTTagttgaaaataaagataaatttttccttccaaattcaCAGAATCTCCCTAAGTTTATTGATGCCTGGTATCATATTAAGTACTGAGgataagaaaaagataaacagtctttttttcttaaggagcttataatctgaTAGGGCAAGACAGTgtacaaaagaaaactgaaaagagagGAGGGACCGAGAGTATCCAGAACAAGAACATGGTGAAAATGATGTTACACTCAAAACCAAGCAAAATAGCTTGGAGCAAATGAAGAGATAGCTAGAATTTTGAACCTTCTATAAAGGGAAACTgggaagaattggattttttGTGGTTTTGCTTTTGAAAATAGGTGTTGTCATTAATCATTTCTCCTTCATTCATGAATGGCCAGTAAGAGATGAGGCATGAATACCAAAGCTGAGGCAGTGTCATGTCAATAACTTCTAACTTGTTGGACAATAACATCCAACTATTGTATCTCATCCTGGATATATAActgactcatttcttttctatttccttttacttTGCTCACATAGTTCATATTTGCTAATGTATGGCTCCTTAAATCTATTGTGTGTTTTTCCATTGTCCTTTGAAGTACCTTTGAAATCTTGGCATTCTGTAATTAAGACAATAtaatttggggcagctaagtagtacagtggatagagcatcagccctgaaatctggaagacctgaattcaaatttggcctcagacacttagcacttcctaactgtgtgaccctgggcaagtcacttaaccccaattgcctcaggaaaaaaaattaaaaaaaaagacaatataatgTAGTAGAAAGTTCACTATATCTGGAGTGAGACCCACCATTTTAATAAAATGGAAGTACTTGGGTCCATAAATTCTCCCCTAGTTATCTTCATCCTAATAATtaaacctatacaaaaatgtaATGAGCTTCCTGGGATGGCACTGGATTCTTTACAGTTAAATAAAGACTGCATTTAGGGACTTTGTCTCCAACAACTTTCTATTCCATTTGAAGTTGCTTCACTCCAAAGGTTTATACAAGTTTGATTCTctaaattatacattaaaaattggGTTCACTATGgtaatttgtacatatttttatcCCCTACTTAACATTGCACAGCCACGTTAGATCTGTTTGTTAATTAATCTGTTAATGAAGAAATCATTAAATTGCAAAAAACCATATAGATCCCTGAGTACCTATCTATACTTTCCAATGAAGGAAGTTTTATTGTTGTTAGTTGCCTTATATTTAGAGCTTagaactattttcttcttttgtagaaAAGTTTTTGAGACAATGGCTAACTTAGTCTACTTAATCAACTAGGAATTATAACATATTAGAACCAAAAGAGTTATTAGGAATCATCTTCTTTAACTTGTTTGATTTTTCAAATGGGGACCTAAAGCCTTAAAGAAAAGGCTGAATTGAACTATAACATACTAGGCATCTGGACTCTAAGTTCTTTGAtgtttaatcttgtttctcatgTTTCATTTTATgctaaataaattacttaaatttttaaaaaatcacttttgtaGTGTAATGCAATACAATAGTTATAAAAAATAGTAATGTGTGTTAACTTTTTCTTCCTagcatttttgtcttcatttgttATGAATTCAGGAAACTGGGAAGAAATTGGATGTACTAAACTATGGAATGAATGGTGCAGAACAAGAGATACAACAAATCTTTCCCCAACAGATGCTTTTTGTGTGTTCTACCGTCTAAAGTCAGATCCTACAGTAAGTAagatatttgttgaaatgaaaatttaagtaTAATTTAATAGAAGCATAGACTGCATTTGTGTAAGAAATTTTACAAATTATCTagtttcacatttttgttttgtaatcaataaagaaactgaatttcaAAGAGATTTAGTAACTTACAATAGTCCCATATTTCATCCCACATCATATGTTTGAATTctgaatgtgtatatgtacatcCCAAGATTCTAGTTTATTAGAGAAAggtgttctgtttgttttgtttttttgatcaaGCAGCTCAGGATTAAGGATGCCTGCCATCCATACACATATATCACAATCattcaagattccttgaaagTTGTAATAACAGAAATTACCTTATTTAGTGAACTTTGGTCTTAAACATCAGtcataaaagaaagcaaaaaagtgtATTTTTTACATAGATGTTCATTGCCGTAGGAGAGATCTAGTACAGAGTTCAAGTTGAAGTAAGAATCTTTGTGGATGGTAAAGTCCTCCAATTACATCAGATGTAGATAACATTGTGCTAATTATTTCAAATTCTAGAACATTACATAGTCTCCTGGAAGAGATTATGTAATGACTCAAAGGATCATATTGGATTACCTTTTGGATATTGCAGCATTACTTTTATGATTCTTAACTTACTGTGGAAGTAAAGGCTCATTTCTATTATAACACCATACCAGTGTCCAATGTAGTAGTGAGACAGGGAAAAGAGATttccaaataaaatgaatgtcaCATGGAGAACAAAGGTGCTTGGAGGGTTTGAATAGATTACAACATATAACCAATGAAAAACTTCTAAGAACAAGAAAAGTATAAGATGTTatcaagaaattaaagaagagcAACAGATGGTTCAGTGAAGcacagacctgaagtcaggaggacctaaactcaaatctggcctcagacacttaatacttcctagctgtgtgaccctgggcaagtcacttaaccccaattgttttgGGGGTGAGGGGGAGGAAATTATGAGATAGAGAAAATAGACTGGTTATGGAGTAAGGCAAACGGAATGATGGGTAGACAGCCAAAAGGCTGTAGTGGTACTGTCTCTaaataaaggggggaaagtgaAGATGATCTCCAGATCTTGCATAGGTCCCCTGTAGTGAACTTAGGGGAAGACATGGACAACTGTCTTGTGGGATGGGCAGTCATCAGTgagtttctatttcatcaaagtCATAAACTCCCAAATCTGTGAGATTCCAaatccatttgatttttcttgtaatttcaagctgctttttatttttcctcctaagGCTTATTTGTGGTCTTTTAATAATTGAATTTTAAGGGGAATCAAGATTAAGGGAAGTCACTAGGGTCCTGTGAATCCTGTGACAGCTGAATCACTTGTTaatatttcttgtaaatttttcaTGATGGTGGtgatttatataatgctttctgtgtcagtcattgtgctaagcattttacattcataaaatcatttgatcctcacaacaacttggtaaggaagtgctattattcccatcttacaaatgaggaaactacagcagagattaagtgacttgtctaggatcacacagtgtctgaggccattttgaaaatgaacttaatcataggatcataaatctaaaCCTGCAAAGGATGTAAAGATAATCTAGTACAGACAAGTGATATGACTTGGCAGGTTTGCCCAGTCAAAGTGGGGATTTAAATCTatatcctctgactccaaatctagcaatTTTTTATCCCCTAGCTATTAGTTCAGGTATATTACAGATTTTATTCCTCCATTAGCACTGATAAACAAGAATTGgcaatataaaaaatagaatgctAATGGTCAACTACTCTCCTTTTTTTGAGAGATAGAATTGCTTCAGTGTGCATGGCATTTTGTGCATATGCATATCTAGaactttgttttctaaaatgaagCCATTTATAGTGGGcatcattaatttattttagatGCCATGTCAGATTATTCTGATATCAGTCATGATTTGGAATTTTAACTGTACtcctctgttgattttttttcctgtttccttattttcatttaagacagaaacaaaataagcAGTTCCAGCAATATATTTGAGAGCAAAtataaaaagtgtgtgtgtgtgtgtgtgtgtgtgtgtgtgtgtgtgtgtgtgtgtgtgtgtgtgtgtgtatttgtccAATGTGTTTGGTACTAGTTATATGTTCATAAAATCCCATGATATAAATAAGTGGCTTGAACTAAAACACTTCAAATTTGTTTAGATTTTCCTGTGTCAGTGCAGTTGCTATGTTGCTGAAGATCAACAATATCAGTGGCTTGAAAAggtaaaattatagaattatattattatataaagttacatgattatataaaattatattatgtgtgttatattattatagaaaaaaattagatttttttttttccacattatttGCTTAGCATTGTGCTAAGGCCAAGAAATGTAGACCATAGTCTTTGGCCTTAAAGAGTTTGTGATTTCTCATTATGAAGAtaagaccaataattttaaaataatttgatttcttttacaTTACAATGCAAGATAGTAGAGAGAATTACTTACATGCTTGCATTTTCTCATTGAGATCTCACTTTTTTGTATTAGTTGCATTTTTGGGCTTTTTGTAAGACAGTGGTAGAATaaggaaattaatatttataaattacttatatactagttttaaaaattcttaaatttgatattcattttaatcacaatttgtttatatgtttttatgtGACAGACAACAAACATTGCTATGTAAACAGACATATAGCATATACAACTTAGGTACACAATGTAGTTCTCAGTTTCctaacaaaatattataattatacttatattattaaaatttattttctgtacCAGGTTTTTGGTTCTTCTCCGAATAGAAATACACAGATAACTATTCTTACATCTCGTCATGTGACTGATTATAAAACTCCAGAATCCAGTTGCAATCTACCTTCTCCCTTCCTGAAAGCCCTAAAAACACAGACTTTCCAAGATGCTGCCTGCTGTACACTCTTAGAGCAGCCAAATATTGTACATGATCTTCCTGCTGCAGgtgattttttaaatagtttttttaattttggttttagattttaattttagAGTACCTTATTTGTTGTTGTCTAGTTATTTTCAATAATGTCTAactttcatgaccccattttgggattttcttggcagagatattggagtggtttgccatttccttttccatctcattttacagataaggaaactgaggcaaacagggttaaatgatttgcctagagtcacacagctaacaaatgtttgaggccaaatgtgaattcaaaaaaataagtcttccttgacttcaagtccagcactatccactgtgccacctacctgtcccTACAATACTTTATAAGTATTGGTAAAATATTACAGTAGTAAAGATCACTAAAGCTGTTATTTAATTCTATAATTTGAGTAGTTAGTTGCTGCTGaacttttaattgaattttaaaaagaaggtcttagaggtcatctattcGTACAATTGCCATTGACTtacaagggataaaaaaaaagtctagtagTTTTTGTCATTTAGCATTTGTATTAGCTCTGGTATCAGTCAATGAATGTCAAAGAAATGTAacctaattttattatttatttccactaaaatttaagaaaataaatatgttggggggaaatatgtatatttaaatgaaattgaaattattttttattatttgagcTAATACATACCACAAAAAATAATTGAGATTTCACTGACTTGCCTTTAAAATCTGTAAGgtttacttttaagtttaattctttttcattcttcttgtttGCTCTTAGTTCTGAGTTACTGTCAAGTATGGAAAATTCCAGCAATTCTCTACCTATGTTACACTGATATAATGAAACTAGACCTAGTTACGGTTGAAGCTTTCAAACCAATCCTTGGTTCAAAAAGCTTGAAAGGATTAGTTAAGGTAAGTCATTTGCTTACTTAagtgattaaaatgtatttttttatctGCTATTAAACACAAGCAGACCAAGATAAGTCACTTCCTTGTTAAAgataatttccatatttttttctgcctcttttttttcttaatagcagtttaaataatacacatataaataaacatacatatgtatgtataaaatgaatagtTAATCCACAGGTattctttgccttcttttttcctctgatgTTCACTTTCTAGTTCACTTGTATTAAAAAGAACTTATTCCACAATGTTTGTTCAATTATTGACTTTAGATATTTTGACCTAAAGTCATTTGGCAGAGCTTTTAGAAAATGCCCCAGTAGCCAATACTGTATACAGCCAATCATGTTTTTGTCAAAAAGTAAATTAGGTTCCCTCTggctctaattctatgattctatagttAATGTCCTATTTGGTCCCAAATAAAAAGGGCATATGTAaagtggaataaaacaagtaaacCAGTATGTGAATGAATAAGATAATAAGGAAATTTTATGTTACATCAAACTAAGCAAAGTTACATTTCTTTGAAGAGGTAATAACTGTTTTGAAGTTCATCACTGTTATCAtcaacttattttatttatcattttacctGCTATAATAATCTGACTAGATGCTAGAGTAAgaaagacttagctcttttccTGAATCTTTTCTTTTATCAACTCTTCTGAAGGGTAATCTATCCAGTAGAGTTTTCctctcttgctttttattttgtaaagtttTGTTGATGATGCCTTCTGATTTTTACATCTCGTTTATTTGCATATATGCTCTCCTCTCTCCTACCCAGTGACTCTTCCTTGAAACTAAAATTAAGAACAGtgtcttttctgtcttttcctccctctccccaccagTTTTGGTGCCTTTTCTTTCAAACATAGTCTCTGACTCCTTCTTTAAGTctattatctcttctttcctttttcttcttactcTGGTTACACTCTTCAAGTGGCTGGGAAAATTCAATGTCTTGCTGCTGTTTTTTAGCTATGGTACAGGAGAAGGATGTTCAGACCAAGATTTTGTAATAGGAATCCTGGGTGGGAGCCTCTACTGACAAAAATCTTGAGGCACAAACCTACAAGTTCATTTGTATAGGTTGTAATTATAAATTATGGGGTAGAAAGACTGAGTGGGAGCTCCTAAGTATTTCAGTTACTGAATATTGTTTCATGAAGCTTTGACCTTGTTGAGCATTTCTGTTTTATGAtttgggttttaattttttcatatttggcACATATTTTGAGATTGGTAGATTGGAGTGGAATGCAGAAAACAACATTGTGAACTTGCTAAACAAAGTGgctcactttttcttttattagatcagatataatgaattaaatgaaGATTTCTTCTATAAGGCTAGAGTTAGAGGTTTTCTGGTATTTTTATACAGATCTAATACAACTAAGTATGTTCCAAGTAGctgtttcaatttttaaaaaacattctgattgcaattatttttttacattttgagtttGATTGATGCGGTTTTGCTTTTGTattatacacatttacatattttgaaataaagtaaAGACTTAAGTAAAACTTAAGAAACCTTTTTGAAAATTCGTATAACATTTCAAACCTATAGTGTCccatctctttaaattttttttcttctatctactCTCCCCTACactgaaaataagagaaaaacatcacatttcttataacaaataaacatagtcaagcaaaagaaattacTCCAATGTCTATCCACAAAAATATATGccctgaatctctctctcttctcaggaattagcatgtttcatcattgatTCTCTCATCTTTGAACTGATTGTAGTTCTTGCAGCTTTAAAAGTTGTCTATTTATAGCCATATAGAAAAATTGCTCCAAATTGCTAATTAGAAAAATTGAcacagaagtattttttttttaaatattacctCATCATAGTGGCAAAGTCATATGACAAGAAAGGAGATTGACAAATGTTAGAGGTACTGTAAGAAAGAAGGCATCTTGATATACTGTTGATGGACCTGTGAATGGGCACAATCATtttgaaagcaatttgaaattgtgcataaaaagttattagacaTTTTTGACCCAGTTTTACCATTATTGGGCCTATACCTAAATGAGATCAAAGGAGGGGGAAAGTatttgatgtataaaaatatagcagctctttttgaggtgGCCAAAAAAAAGCTGAAACTTAAAAGAATGTCCAGAAGTGAAATAAATGACTAAGTTGTGACATacaatgtaatttaattttattgtgttataagaaatagaTGACTTCAAAAAAGACATAGAAGGACTTAATTGATGCAGAGTacagaaagcaaaaataataatttgtactATAAcatcaacattataaaaatgagaattttgaggatttttataagttaagaatgaaatgagaagaaccaagagaaaaattcAATCATGGTTGGAAACAAAataacccacataagtcatcatcATTCTCTATCAATAAAACCTAGcaggaaatgaaagaaggagaaattccatttatagaTTGCATATGATTCTTGGGAGTCTAACTGCCAAAGACTATATAAATTCAACTATAAATCTTTTTAGAAATAAGAGCTTcacaataattaaagaaatttcagTTGTTCATTATTAGGCCAAgtcaattataataaaaatgacaatactaccataattaatttattcagtggtgtactaatcaaactaccagattcatcaggagaaagaaaaaggtctcttaagggaaataatgaaaaataattgggAAGTAAAGAAATCTAACAACACCAGATCTCCAACTGTActgcaaatcaaatatttttaatagttaatTACGGTTGATCACGGAAAGGGTTAAGTATATAACACAGAGAGGCAAATGAACATAGTAGCatagtattaaattaaaaacctAGACTTATTGGGGTATAagtaatttgacaaaaattattagaaaaattggCAAACAAAAATTAGAACCAGATTAACACCTCACATGACTTATCAAGATAGGCTTCAAATGGGTACATGACTTGCATATAAAAGTTGGTATATATtaaagaagtgaggaagaaaatagCTTTCAAAAGAATAATTCATGAGAAATGAGTAAGTTGAGTTATTGGGAAAGTTAGAGTGTTTGAGGAAGTATTGATATATTTATCGAGTTCCCTACTATGAAGACAGGAATTAGGGAAGAGAGACAAGTTGTAAGCCAGATGTACTGAAATGAGGGAAGAGTTTCCTACAGGGCAATAAGAAACATCTATCAGAATCTTGATTGGGTGACAAATGTGGACTGAATAAACCACAAAGCTAGGGAGCAAGGAATATTCTGGCTTGCCTACATTAGGTTGAAAATATGAGTAAAAGTGCAAACAGTACTGGAAAGAGAGTGAGTCAAGACTCAGTGTGTGTAAGAAGATGGAGtaagaaaaaagattaagacTCAAGCAAGTTTGTTAGCTTTGGAATATGTTTTCAAAGGAGCCTGATTAAATGAAGTTGGTAGGTCTTGAAAGAAATCTACGAGATGGGAACAAAGGAATAAGCTATACAAAAGGAAGTTCACCAAATTATGATAGTCATTTaggaaagaataatgataaatgttggaagggatatgggaaaactggtttattaatgcatttttggtgttgtgaaatgatccaaccactggagagcaatctggaaatgTGCCCAAAGGGTTGTAAAATTGTACATacccaacagtgccattactggatctgtgtCCCAGGAAAATCAtaatggagggaaaaggacccacatgtgcaaaaatgtagcagctctttttgtgatagcaatgaattggaaaaggagtgggtacccatcacttggggaatgtctgaataagttgtggtacatgaagtaatgaaatattattctataaaaaatgatgaacaagctgattatagaaagacctggaaaaatttacatgaactgatgctgagtgaaacatgcagaattagtaatacattgtacacaataacagcaataatatgcaatgatcaactatgaatggcTTGGTTCTTCTGAGTGGTTCAGAgatccaaaggaatcccaatagacagaaaatgccatctgcatgcagaaaaagaactatggagattgaatgtaaatcaatacattctgtgttcacttcttttttttttttttaatctctcccaattttttcctgtttcctctgatttttctcacccaacgaaattcataaaacaatgtgtgttaaaaacaaatgaaacttaaaaaaaaattttttttttcatttaattcttaactttttctctttccagaaTGTTTCCCATGGTACAGAAATACTGAAGAAACTAGTGACAAGAAATGAAATTCAGAGCAACATTTATACAtgattttgaattgatttttgtcTGGAAGAAGGAGGACAAAAGGAGAAATGTTCTGTAGTTCTAATTTACCAAtgagaagaaagcaaaataaagagtttattttaaagtaacctaaatctatttcattatttcaatatGGAGTTAGATTTATgattaaaataagtttttctttct from Sminthopsis crassicaudata isolate SCR6 chromosome 3, ASM4859323v1, whole genome shotgun sequence includes these protein-coding regions:
- the PSMG1 gene encoding proteasome assembly chaperone 1 isoform X1 — protein: MAATFFGEVVKVRSRAVTEEEEEEEEEPWARDNLEDKEVRQELERKREVEVLQTQTKVSLEIPLLEQYPCSKFIIAIGHNAVAFLSSFVMNSGNWEEIGCTKLWNEWCRTRDTTNLSPTDAFCVFYRLKSDPTIFLCQCSCYVAEDQQYQWLEKVFGSSPNRNTQITILTSRHVTDYKTPESSCNLPSPFLKALKTQTFQDAACCTLLEQPNIVHDLPAAVLSYCQVWKIPAILYLCYTDIMKLDLVTVEAFKPILGSKSLKGLVKNVSHGTEILKKLVTRNEIQSNIYT
- the PSMG1 gene encoding proteasome assembly chaperone 1 isoform X2, translating into MNSGNWEEIGCTKLWNEWCRTRDTTNLSPTDAFCVFYRLKSDPTIFLCQCSCYVAEDQQYQWLEKVFGSSPNRNTQITILTSRHVTDYKTPESSCNLPSPFLKALKTQTFQDAACCTLLEQPNIVHDLPAAVLSYCQVWKIPAILYLCYTDIMKLDLVTVEAFKPILGSKSLKGLVKNVSHGTEILKKLVTRNEIQSNIYT